A genomic window from Sulfurospirillum multivorans DSM 12446 includes:
- a CDS encoding heavy metal translocating P-type ATPase yields the protein MSEKHFELDIKGMTCAACSARIERVLGKLEGITANVNLATEKAFVASSNPNINLPEIIQSIEKTGFGATESSKVDQDQKSLDKEQDYQKLLREFSLSALLTLPFLVEMVAMLFNVHLHLPPMLQLTLATIVQFYCGRKFYVGAYKSLKSGSANMDVLVVLGTSAAYFLSLSVVLFYVPLHLYFEASVSVITLVLLGKLLEVRAKAKTGFAISKLLHLQPKKAFVERDGKLEEISIEALHVNDIFVVKAGESIPTDGIVVEGNSMVDESMMTGESLPVLKSVGDTIVGATKNGDGMLKCQATKVGSDTFLASIVRLIEEAQGSKAPIQRLADTIAGIFVPIVVSIAVITLGAWWFIGGDFEEAIINAVSVLVIACPCALGLATPTAIMVGVGRGASEGILIKNAEVLENVGKINAVVFDKTGTLTYANPQVVDVLIENSLSKEQFLALAASLEEGSKHPLAKAIIASSTQSASKSVQAFQNYSGLGVSGEIDGVVYFAGSPAFITQFTSLQPSTVAQTFLEEGNSIVALSTKEQIIGYIALADTIRESAKIAVEKLQNDGIEVYMLTGDNERCAQKVARELGIEHFFAGVLPNGKADAITKLKNEGKFVCMVGDGINDAPALAVADVAIAMSNGSDIAVESADLILIANDPLYVVNAIALSRATMSKIKQNLFLAFVYNILAIPLAFLGMLNPIVAGGAMAMSSVSVVSNSLLLRRWKMK from the coding sequence ATGTCTGAAAAACATTTTGAGCTTGACATCAAAGGCATGACATGTGCGGCATGTTCCGCGCGCATCGAGCGTGTGCTGGGCAAGCTTGAAGGTATCACCGCCAATGTCAACTTAGCGACGGAAAAAGCATTTGTTGCCTCATCTAACCCAAATATCAATCTTCCCGAAATCATCCAAAGTATTGAAAAAACAGGTTTTGGTGCTACCGAATCTTCTAAAGTCGATCAAGATCAAAAAAGTCTGGATAAAGAGCAAGATTATCAAAAACTTTTGAGAGAATTTAGCCTCTCAGCACTGCTGACCCTGCCGTTTTTAGTCGAAATGGTGGCGATGCTTTTTAATGTGCATCTGCATCTTCCTCCGATGCTTCAATTAACCCTTGCGACGATTGTACAGTTTTACTGCGGACGAAAGTTTTATGTGGGTGCGTATAAAAGCCTTAAAAGCGGCAGTGCCAATATGGACGTTCTGGTCGTTTTGGGTACAAGTGCCGCGTACTTTTTAAGCCTCAGTGTTGTACTTTTTTACGTGCCATTGCACCTTTACTTTGAAGCCTCTGTTTCGGTCATAACGTTGGTACTTTTAGGCAAACTTTTAGAGGTAAGGGCGAAAGCCAAAACAGGGTTTGCTATCTCTAAACTGCTCCATTTACAGCCCAAAAAAGCGTTTGTGGAACGTGATGGAAAGCTCGAAGAGATCAGCATCGAAGCTTTACATGTAAATGATATTTTTGTGGTCAAAGCTGGCGAGAGCATTCCCACCGATGGCATTGTCGTTGAGGGCAACAGCATGGTCGATGAGTCAATGATGACGGGGGAGAGCCTGCCTGTGCTCAAATCCGTGGGCGATACGATTGTGGGAGCGACCAAAAATGGTGATGGGATGCTCAAATGCCAAGCGACCAAAGTGGGCTCCGATACCTTTTTAGCTTCGATCGTCCGCCTCATCGAAGAGGCGCAAGGTTCTAAAGCACCGATTCAACGCCTTGCCGATACGATTGCAGGTATTTTTGTGCCGATTGTGGTGAGCATCGCGGTGATTACCTTGGGTGCGTGGTGGTTTATCGGGGGCGATTTTGAAGAGGCGATCATCAATGCGGTCTCGGTTCTGGTCATTGCGTGCCCCTGCGCGCTTGGACTTGCGACACCAACGGCGATTATGGTTGGTGTTGGAAGGGGTGCGAGTGAGGGGATTCTCATTAAAAATGCCGAAGTGCTTGAAAATGTGGGCAAAATCAACGCCGTTGTGTTTGATAAAACGGGAACATTGACTTATGCAAACCCTCAGGTGGTCGATGTTTTAATCGAAAATTCACTTTCAAAAGAGCAATTCTTAGCCCTTGCTGCGAGCTTGGAAGAGGGCTCAAAACACCCATTAGCCAAAGCGATTATCGCCTCTTCAACGCAAAGCGCATCAAAGAGTGTTCAAGCATTTCAGAACTATTCAGGTTTGGGCGTTTCAGGCGAGATTGATGGTGTGGTTTACTTTGCAGGCTCGCCTGCGTTTATTACTCAGTTCACGTCATTACAACCCTCAACGGTTGCGCAAACGTTTTTGGAAGAGGGTAACAGTATTGTAGCGCTCTCTACAAAAGAGCAGATTATCGGTTATATCGCGCTGGCCGATACGATTCGTGAGAGCGCTAAAATAGCGGTTGAAAAGCTTCAAAACGATGGCATAGAGGTCTATATGCTCACAGGCGATAATGAACGTTGTGCTCAAAAAGTCGCTCGTGAGCTAGGCATTGAGCACTTTTTTGCAGGCGTTTTACCAAATGGCAAAGCGGATGCGATCACCAAGCTTAAAAATGAAGGCAAATTTGTCTGTATGGTGGGTGATGGTATCAATGACGCTCCCGCACTTGCGGTGGCAGATGTGGCGATTGCAATGTCCAATGGCTCGGATATTGCCGTGGAAAGTGCTGATTTGATCTTAATTGCAAACGATCCACTTTATGTCGTCAATGCCATCGCTCTTTCGCGCGCTACGATGTCAAAAATTAAGCAGAACCTCTTTTTGGCTTTTGTGTATAATATTCTAGCGATTCCATTGGCATTTTTGGGTATGTTAAACCCCATTGTCGCAGGGGGAGCAATGGCGATGAGTTCGGTTTCGGTGGTGAGTAATTCACTGCTGTTAAGACGTTGGAAAATGAAATAA
- a CDS encoding HD domain-containing phosphohydrolase: protein MKKTKRYTFTFSIITLILGLASFLSISLIGHNYLQSSKNSYSMIQKRNAEVRKNIIETIKVSLQKTSAHLKVLIHSQQNDDLFASREIFTRMMWEILLSDEKIASIYIADQHGNFFQARRTPEFAMRTIDTRNNLGMDEWAYKNTEFETIRIENRPLSYDPRERTWFNKATSHEHFYWSEPYAFASTNEIGITVSYPFMNKMSEKVKVAGIDFTIASITKLLQEQSLVIDGPIVIVNPHGDVIASSLPTKESNITVDQLPKEIQASYEQFLNGTKRGRVHNEANENYLFAFSEFPSDFGKQWYIGTYLEEKKVTQEIDAIMIQTIVISLFIMLLIIIVTWLFLRRIIIAPVDLLKTMSDSVALKQYDAVHHVRTRIKEFYALSHSMVLMARAIKSHEKAQENLMESFIKLIASAIDDKSPYTGGHCERVPELATMLAQEANNSHEGIFKKFNFTDENAWREFRIAALLHDCGKVTTPEYVVDKATKLESIHNRIHEIRTRFEVLLRDAQIAYLEALLEGKDTQELLMQKRSAAEAKLFDDFAFLAECNIGGEFMDAQKIERLKEIASITWTRHFDDRLGMSEAEKKRLLDIPFKPLPCVETLLQDKPEHLISRAQEVDAKVFARLGIKMEIPQYYNNLGEFYNLSIARGTLNDEERYKINEHIIMSIRMLCELPFMDNLKHVPEYACAHHETMKGTGYPRKLTKEQISLPARIIAIADIFEALTASDRPYKKAKTISEAIKILSMLKKDEHIDGDLFDLFLRSGVYLQYAQKYLTPEQIDDVDITQYLSS from the coding sequence ATGAAAAAGACAAAACGTTATACGTTCACGTTTAGCATTATCACCCTTATTTTAGGGCTTGCGAGCTTTCTTTCGATCTCGTTGATTGGTCATAATTACCTGCAAAGTTCCAAAAATTCTTACAGTATGATTCAAAAGCGCAACGCAGAGGTGCGTAAAAATATCATTGAAACCATCAAAGTCTCTTTGCAAAAGACATCTGCGCATCTTAAAGTGTTGATTCATAGCCAACAAAACGATGACCTTTTTGCTTCAAGAGAAATTTTTACGCGCATGATGTGGGAGATACTTCTCTCCGATGAGAAAATTGCGAGCATTTACATTGCCGATCAACACGGTAACTTCTTTCAAGCCAGACGCACACCCGAATTTGCCATGCGAACCATCGATACACGTAACAACCTAGGTATGGATGAATGGGCGTATAAAAATACCGAATTTGAAACCATACGCATTGAAAATAGACCCTTATCGTACGATCCGCGTGAACGTACGTGGTTTAACAAAGCAACTTCTCATGAGCATTTTTACTGGTCAGAACCTTATGCGTTTGCTTCAACCAATGAGATTGGCATAACCGTTTCATACCCTTTTATGAACAAAATGAGTGAAAAAGTGAAAGTAGCTGGAATTGATTTTACCATTGCTTCGATCACCAAATTGCTTCAAGAACAAAGTCTCGTTATCGATGGACCTATTGTCATTGTCAATCCTCATGGCGATGTGATCGCAAGCTCCTTACCAACGAAAGAGTCCAATATCACTGTGGATCAACTTCCCAAAGAGATACAAGCATCGTATGAGCAATTTTTAAATGGAACAAAGCGTGGTCGAGTTCACAATGAAGCGAATGAAAACTACCTGTTCGCCTTTTCAGAATTTCCCTCTGATTTTGGAAAACAGTGGTACATTGGTACCTATTTGGAAGAGAAAAAAGTGACCCAAGAGATCGATGCGATTATGATTCAAACCATTGTGATTTCACTGTTTATCATGCTTTTGATCATTATAGTGACATGGCTTTTTTTAAGACGCATTATCATTGCACCTGTTGATTTACTCAAGACGATGAGCGACAGTGTGGCGCTCAAACAGTACGACGCGGTGCATCATGTTCGAACGCGCATCAAAGAGTTTTACGCACTCAGCCATTCAATGGTACTGATGGCACGTGCGATCAAATCACATGAAAAAGCACAAGAGAACCTGATGGAGTCGTTTATTAAACTGATCGCTAGTGCCATCGATGATAAATCGCCTTATACGGGTGGGCATTGCGAGCGTGTACCTGAACTGGCCACGATGTTGGCGCAGGAGGCAAATAACAGCCATGAAGGAATTTTTAAGAAGTTCAATTTTACCGATGAAAATGCGTGGAGGGAGTTTCGTATAGCCGCACTTCTTCACGACTGTGGCAAAGTAACGACGCCTGAATATGTGGTCGATAAAGCAACGAAACTGGAGAGCATTCACAACCGTATTCATGAGATTCGTACCCGTTTTGAAGTGTTGCTTAGAGATGCGCAGATTGCTTATTTAGAGGCACTTTTGGAAGGCAAAGACACTCAAGAGCTCTTAATGCAAAAACGCTCAGCGGCGGAAGCGAAATTGTTCGATGATTTTGCCTTTTTAGCCGAGTGTAACATCGGTGGTGAGTTTATGGATGCCCAAAAAATAGAACGCCTTAAAGAGATTGCTTCCATCACGTGGACACGTCATTTTGATGATCGTTTGGGTATGAGCGAAGCGGAGAAAAAACGGTTGCTTGACATTCCTTTTAAACCCCTTCCGTGTGTTGAAACGCTTCTGCAAGATAAACCAGAACATCTCATTAGTAGAGCGCAAGAGGTCGATGCAAAGGTCTTTGCACGTCTTGGCATTAAGATGGAGATACCACAGTATTACAACAATTTAGGCGAATTTTACAATCTTAGCATCGCCAGAGGAACCTTGAATGACGAGGAGCGTTATAAGATCAATGAGCATATCATTATGAGTATTCGTATGCTCTGCGAACTTCCCTTTATGGACAATCTCAAACATGTTCCTGAGTATGCCTGTGCGCACCATGAGACGATGAAAGGTACTGGGTATCCAAGGAAGCTTACCAAAGAGCAGATCTCCCTACCTGCTCGCATTATCGCTATTGCCGATATTTTTGAAGCCTTAACTGCTAGTGATCGACCGTATAAAAAAGCAAAAACGATCTCTGAGGCGATCAAAATCTTAAGCATGCTCAAAAAAGATGAGCACATCGATGGCGACCTTTTTGATCTTTTTTTACGTAGTGGCGTTTATCTGCAGTATGCGCAAAAGTATCTGACTCCTGAACAGATCGATGATGTCGATATAACGCAATACCTCTCGTCATAA
- a CDS encoding DNA recombination protein RmuC codes for MPQEMMLLLAVFITFIVAMVVFGLWIRAVLKDKAYTLAEMKVKNEQLSMENLALNMRSATLQAELQAQQQSHQKLKLDFEEQGKKLELKLNAIMEQHLEKKLQKLDDTSIKSLETLLKPFKENLEHFKKSVENSQENSTKKFAELSKEIELVARAGMNISKEAENLTKALKGKKQSQGSWGEMILESVLEYSGLVKGVHYETQESYKDEEGRTKRPDVVIKLPQDRTIIIDSKVSLNSYDEFIRAESDKDKHIASKALMQAFREHIDTLDSKDYAHYKQGTLQYVFMFVPIEGAFSVAINEDPKLYEYALRKHIAIVNPSTLTVSLRTIYLYWQSEQSSTLATKLFDEAGKMYDKMVGFSESFKKVGTQLQTLNNSYESAQKQLSEGSGNILGRVENLKRLGAKATKNLKDAKLEYQDFSTDIEEVALLAEKRED; via the coding sequence ATGCCCCAAGAGATGATGCTATTGCTAGCTGTTTTTATCACTTTTATCGTTGCGATGGTTGTGTTTGGATTGTGGATTAGAGCGGTATTAAAAGACAAAGCATACACGCTCGCTGAGATGAAAGTTAAAAATGAGCAATTAAGCATGGAAAATCTAGCCCTCAATATGCGAAGTGCGACCCTCCAAGCCGAACTTCAAGCGCAACAACAGAGCCATCAAAAGCTTAAACTCGATTTTGAAGAGCAGGGTAAAAAACTTGAACTTAAACTCAATGCCATTATGGAGCAGCATTTAGAAAAAAAGCTTCAAAAACTGGACGATACCTCAATCAAATCGCTTGAAACACTCCTTAAACCTTTTAAAGAAAATTTAGAACATTTCAAAAAAAGCGTTGAAAATTCCCAAGAGAACAGCACGAAAAAATTTGCAGAACTCTCCAAAGAGATCGAACTGGTCGCAAGGGCTGGCATGAATATCTCCAAAGAGGCTGAAAATCTCACCAAAGCGCTCAAAGGCAAGAAACAGAGCCAAGGCAGTTGGGGTGAAATGATTTTGGAGAGCGTTTTGGAGTATTCGGGGCTGGTTAAAGGCGTTCACTACGAAACGCAAGAGAGTTACAAAGATGAAGAAGGAAGAACGAAACGTCCCGATGTTGTCATCAAGCTTCCACAAGATCGTACCATCATCATCGATTCTAAAGTTTCACTCAACAGTTACGATGAGTTTATAAGAGCGGAGAGTGATAAGGATAAGCACATTGCTTCCAAAGCGCTTATGCAGGCTTTTCGTGAGCATATTGATACGCTTGATAGTAAAGATTATGCGCATTATAAACAAGGAACGTTGCAGTATGTTTTTATGTTTGTGCCGATTGAAGGAGCCTTTTCAGTGGCGATTAACGAAGATCCAAAACTGTATGAATACGCGCTTCGCAAACATATTGCCATTGTAAATCCTTCGACTTTAACCGTTTCACTGCGCACGATTTATCTTTACTGGCAAAGTGAGCAGTCCAGTACGCTTGCGACGAAGCTGTTTGATGAAGCAGGCAAGATGTACGACAAAATGGTAGGTTTTTCGGAAAGTTTCAAAAAAGTCGGCACTCAGCTTCAAACGCTCAATAACAGCTATGAAAGCGCTCAAAAACAGCTCAGTGAAGGCTCAGGCAACATCTTAGGTCGTGTGGAGAATTTGAAGCGTTTAGGGGCTAAAGCGACCAAAAATCTTAAAGACGCCAAACTTGAGTATCAAGATTTTAGTACGGACATTGAAGAAGTTGCGCTTCTTGCGGAAAAAAGAGAAGACTAG
- the rsmH gene encoding 16S rRNA (cytosine(1402)-N(4))-methyltransferase RsmH, with the protein MNIPHIPVLLEEVKAAFSALHEGIIVDCTLGYGGHSEALLEQNPTIKLIGCDQDEEALTFSRKRLERFGDRVSLHHGNFASVVAKYAHLPIRGILADIGVSSLQLDKKERGFAFDSDVLDMRMNPKQELSAYDVVNHYSQEELEFILREYGEIHEYKKLANVICEARAKAPLNSAKELSKLAEKVGGKKTIHPSTLLFQAIRIEVNNELGVLTELLESIKNANFEHCIVGIISFHSLEDRIVKQTFKFWSQNCICPPAVMRCLCGNNHALGKLIGKKPIEATNAEVKKNPRSRSAKLRVFEIKRA; encoded by the coding sequence GTGAACATTCCCCATATTCCCGTACTTTTAGAAGAGGTTAAAGCGGCTTTTTCTGCTCTTCATGAGGGAATTATTGTGGATTGTACGCTCGGATACGGTGGACACAGTGAGGCTCTTTTGGAGCAAAATCCCACCATCAAGCTCATTGGGTGTGACCAAGATGAAGAAGCACTCACGTTTAGCCGAAAAAGACTTGAGCGCTTTGGCGATCGTGTGAGTTTGCATCATGGTAATTTCGCTTCAGTGGTCGCCAAGTATGCGCATCTGCCAATTCGTGGCATTCTTGCAGATATTGGGGTTTCCTCCTTACAACTCGATAAAAAAGAGCGTGGATTTGCGTTTGATTCGGATGTGCTTGATATGCGCATGAATCCAAAGCAAGAGCTGAGCGCTTATGACGTGGTCAATCACTACTCCCAAGAGGAGTTAGAGTTTATTTTACGTGAGTATGGCGAGATTCATGAGTATAAAAAGCTGGCGAATGTGATCTGTGAAGCCAGAGCAAAAGCCCCTTTAAACAGTGCCAAAGAGCTTTCTAAATTAGCCGAGAAAGTGGGTGGAAAAAAGACAATTCATCCTTCAACGCTTCTTTTTCAAGCCATTCGCATCGAAGTCAATAACGAACTAGGTGTGCTTACAGAGCTTTTAGAGAGCATTAAAAATGCGAATTTTGAGCACTGCATTGTGGGCATCATCTCGTTTCACTCCTTGGAAGATCGCATTGTGAAGCAGACCTTTAAATTCTGGTCACAAAATTGTATTTGCCCACCTGCTGTGATGCGGTGTCTGTGTGGTAACAACCATGCTTTGGGCAAACTTATCGGCAAAAAACCGATTGAAGCAACGAACGCGGAAGTGAAAAAAAATCCACGAAGCCGTAGTGCCAAACTTCGTGTTTTTGAGATCAAGAGGGCGTAA
- a CDS encoding adenosylmethionine--8-amino-7-oxononanoate transaminase — MNTKMLIEDDLKHIWHPCTQMKDHETLPIIPIQRGEGVYLVDFEDNRYIDGVSSWWVNLLGHCNPYINQKIKEQLETLEHVIFAGFTHEPIIKLSKRLCALAPKGLEKCFYADNGSSAIEVALKMSFQYHKNRGQKRPLFVSLENSYHGETIGALAVGDVKLYKEVFEDILLQTIQTPVPKDQSEESAIKAADALEQIFKEKADQISAFIIEPLVQCSGGMNMYHPLYISLARKLCDRYGIHLIADEIAVGFGRTGKMFACEYAHVSPDFMTLSKGLTGGYLPLSVVLTTQDVYDAFYYDYSEFKAFLHSHSYTGNPLACSAANATLDIFEKEHILEKNHEKIALIASKLERFKSLPNVQKVRQTGMIAAVELDVYPIDFRVNLKIFEYAMKKGVILRPLGNVVYFMPPFIITCKEIETMMDVAYEAIVSLKSL, encoded by the coding sequence ATGAACACGAAAATGTTAATTGAAGATGACCTAAAGCATATATGGCACCCCTGCACGCAGATGAAAGACCATGAGACACTTCCGATTATTCCCATTCAAAGAGGCGAAGGAGTCTATTTAGTCGATTTTGAAGATAACCGTTATATCGATGGTGTTAGTTCGTGGTGGGTTAACCTTTTGGGGCATTGCAATCCGTATATCAATCAAAAAATTAAAGAGCAATTAGAGACGTTGGAGCATGTTATTTTTGCGGGATTTACGCATGAACCGATCATTAAGCTCTCAAAAAGGCTTTGTGCATTGGCTCCAAAAGGGCTGGAGAAGTGCTTTTATGCCGATAACGGCTCTAGTGCCATTGAAGTTGCCCTTAAGATGAGCTTTCAGTATCATAAAAACAGAGGGCAAAAACGACCGTTATTTGTCTCCTTAGAGAACAGCTATCATGGCGAAACGATCGGTGCTTTGGCCGTTGGGGACGTCAAACTGTACAAAGAAGTGTTTGAAGATATACTCTTGCAAACAATTCAAACGCCTGTACCTAAAGATCAAAGCGAAGAGAGTGCCATCAAAGCTGCTGATGCGCTAGAGCAAATTTTTAAAGAAAAAGCCGATCAAATTTCAGCGTTTATCATCGAACCCTTGGTTCAATGTTCGGGTGGCATGAACATGTACCATCCTCTTTATATCTCACTGGCACGCAAACTGTGTGATCGGTATGGGATTCATTTAATTGCCGATGAAATCGCTGTTGGCTTTGGTAGAACGGGTAAAATGTTTGCGTGTGAATATGCCCATGTTAGTCCTGATTTTATGACACTTTCTAAAGGACTAACAGGCGGTTATCTGCCTCTTTCGGTAGTACTAACAACCCAAGATGTGTACGATGCTTTTTATTATGATTACTCCGAATTTAAGGCGTTTTTGCACTCACATAGCTATACGGGCAATCCTTTGGCGTGCAGTGCCGCCAATGCAACACTAGACATCTTTGAAAAGGAGCATATTTTAGAGAAAAATCACGAAAAAATTGCGTTGATCGCTTCGAAGTTAGAGCGTTTTAAATCACTCCCAAATGTGCAGAAAGTCCGTCAAACAGGGATGATTGCAGCTGTAGAATTGGATGTGTATCCGATTGATTTTCGGGTGAATCTTAAAATCTTTGAGTACGCCATGAAAAAGGGCGTGATTTTGCGACCACTGGGCAATGTTGTCTATTTTATGCCTCCTTTTATCATTACATGTAAAGAGATTGAGACGATGATGGATGTGGCGTATGAGGCGATTGTAAGCCTAAAGAGTCTATAA
- a CDS encoding peptidylprolyl isomerase — MITWMQRHKKYLVITIWISTIAFVGAGFVGWGAYDMNTDRAASVAKVGHRTISVQEFQSAYASHYNFYNNLLSGKLTQEQADQMGLDKIVMNTLVNQALLLNYADEIGLVATKDDVKERLINTPTFQTDGVFNKELYYSILKANRINPSDYENGLEKEILNAKLENFFKLTPTPKEIDLFASAFFMEDRLSVAAVTLDANEVTLNEDAIKAYWDKNKSNYLTKKSYTLELLNLPASQVKFDDKTLEEFFALEKHNYIHPDGKLMSFEEAKTKVAVDLRLKNDKKSSLEAYLAFKKGELPASETKTIFDDDTIYPLEKIQVAAKDEVLKPVVIKDSYVIIKVKTIQFPEPMSYEMAKKDASRDLLEELKSAALDKKAVTKLENFTGSDIGFVSRDSVKSIAGLSEAKSAEFLSHVFDNTTKKGYKIIDGKAIVYEVLEQKLLNKDKAKQYVSMISENVLQVKQAELNQNLIKKLATAYKVEQYYKGK, encoded by the coding sequence ATGATTACCTGGATGCAACGTCACAAGAAATATTTGGTCATCACTATCTGGATTAGCACAATAGCGTTTGTAGGCGCTGGTTTTGTGGGATGGGGTGCTTATGATATGAACACAGATCGTGCCGCATCTGTCGCAAAAGTAGGTCATCGAACCATCTCTGTCCAAGAATTCCAATCCGCTTATGCAAGCCACTATAACTTTTACAACAACCTTCTCAGTGGTAAACTTACCCAAGAACAAGCTGATCAAATGGGTCTTGATAAAATTGTGATGAACACGCTGGTAAATCAAGCACTTCTTCTCAACTACGCTGATGAAATAGGTCTTGTTGCAACTAAAGACGATGTCAAAGAGCGCCTTATTAACACACCAACCTTTCAAACAGATGGCGTGTTTAACAAAGAACTCTATTATTCTATTCTTAAAGCCAATCGCATCAATCCAAGCGACTATGAAAATGGACTTGAAAAAGAGATTTTGAATGCAAAACTCGAAAACTTTTTTAAACTAACACCCACACCTAAAGAGATTGATCTTTTTGCATCTGCTTTCTTTATGGAAGATCGCCTTTCCGTTGCCGCTGTGACACTTGATGCCAACGAAGTGACACTCAATGAAGATGCCATTAAAGCCTACTGGGACAAGAACAAATCCAATTACCTTACGAAAAAAAGCTATACACTTGAACTGCTTAATCTTCCTGCTTCTCAAGTCAAATTTGATGATAAAACGTTAGAGGAGTTTTTCGCACTCGAGAAACACAACTACATTCATCCTGATGGGAAGCTGATGAGTTTTGAAGAGGCAAAAACAAAAGTTGCTGTTGACTTAAGACTTAAAAACGATAAAAAGAGTTCTTTAGAAGCCTATCTTGCTTTCAAAAAAGGTGAACTACCTGCAAGTGAGACTAAAACAATTTTTGATGATGACACCATCTACCCACTTGAAAAGATTCAAGTAGCAGCCAAAGATGAAGTGTTAAAACCTGTTGTAATTAAGGACAGTTACGTTATTATCAAAGTGAAAACGATTCAATTTCCTGAGCCTATGTCCTATGAAATGGCGAAGAAAGATGCCAGTCGTGATCTTTTAGAAGAGCTTAAAAGTGCAGCATTAGATAAGAAAGCTGTCACCAAACTTGAAAACTTCACAGGAAGTGACATTGGCTTCGTTAGTCGTGATTCTGTAAAATCAATTGCGGGGCTTAGTGAAGCAAAAAGTGCTGAATTTTTAAGTCACGTTTTTGATAACACAACCAAAAAAGGTTATAAAATTATCGACGGAAAAGCCATTGTATACGAGGTTCTGGAACAAAAGTTGCTTAACAAGGACAAGGCTAAGCAGTATGTTAGTATGATTAGTGAAAATGTTTTACAAGTGAAACAAGCTGAATTAAACCAAAATCTTATTAAAAAGCTCGCTACTGCATACAAAGTCGAGCAATACTACAAAGGAAAATAG
- the ftsA gene encoding cell division protein FtsA gives MSTTILGIDIGSTKICAIIAQKNDDGDVKILGAGIAKSQGLKKGIITNIDLASKSIRNALNDAKRVAGTQYEKVIVSISGAYTKSVDSSGIVNIPNRDIGIKEINRAMQMADHNANIPNEYEKLHVLPYNFKVDDQEFIEDPLGMNGARLEVQVHIITAQKSSLSNLRKAVKSAGVEIDNIVLGCYASAIAVLNHDERELGVAVIDMGGATCNVMIHAGNSMRFNDYLGVGSLNITNDLSTALHTPLGAAEEIKINYGSLKSNSNELIELPVIGDDGSTHEVSLNIVSNVIYVRVEETLMILAKTLEDSSFKEQIGAGVVLTGGMTKLDGIRELASAIFDNVPIRIAKPREMDGLFETLRDPSYATAIGLVLYGGGHFTPYEIDSNKKLRYKDETIEPTKHHHQETFDDGEEAEENEIGTLPASESNAKEKLKDLANIQEEHSEGFGSKLWNRLTQLF, from the coding sequence TTGAGCACTACGATTTTAGGTATCGACATTGGTTCAACCAAGATTTGCGCTATTATCGCTCAAAAAAACGATGATGGCGATGTCAAAATCTTAGGGGCAGGTATTGCAAAGTCTCAAGGTCTTAAAAAAGGTATTATTACCAATATTGACCTTGCATCAAAGTCGATTCGTAATGCACTCAATGATGCAAAAAGAGTCGCAGGAACGCAGTACGAAAAAGTCATCGTTTCGATCTCTGGCGCGTACACAAAAAGTGTTGATAGCAGTGGCATTGTCAACATTCCTAACCGTGATATTGGCATCAAAGAGATCAATCGCGCGATGCAAATGGCAGATCACAATGCCAACATTCCGAACGAATATGAAAAACTTCACGTACTTCCTTACAATTTCAAAGTAGACGATCAAGAGTTTATTGAAGATCCTCTTGGCATGAATGGTGCGCGCCTTGAGGTGCAAGTCCATATTATTACCGCTCAAAAATCATCCCTGAGTAACCTTAGAAAAGCCGTTAAATCAGCAGGTGTTGAGATTGACAACATCGTTCTTGGCTGTTATGCCTCAGCAATTGCTGTTTTAAATCACGATGAGAGAGAACTCGGCGTTGCGGTGATAGATATGGGTGGCGCTACATGTAACGTGATGATCCATGCAGGTAATTCCATGCGTTTTAATGACTATTTAGGTGTAGGATCACTCAATATCACGAATGATCTCTCAACCGCTCTTCATACGCCACTAGGTGCAGCAGAAGAGATCAAAATTAATTATGGCTCACTCAAAAGCAATTCCAATGAACTGATCGAACTCCCTGTTATTGGGGATGACGGTTCAACCCACGAAGTCTCTCTCAATATTGTCTCTAATGTTATTTATGTGAGGGTTGAAGAGACGCTTATGATCTTAGCCAAAACACTTGAAGACAGTAGTTTTAAAGAACAAATTGGTGCAGGTGTCGTGTTAACAGGTGGAATGACAAAGCTCGATGGCATTAGAGAATTGGCATCTGCCATTTTCGACAATGTGCCCATCAGAATTGCCAAACCAAGAGAGATGGATGGACTTTTTGAGACACTCAGAGATCCAAGCTATGCAACAGCCATTGGTCTTGTTTTATACGGCGGAGGTCACTTCACACCATATGAGATCGATTCTAACAAAAAATTACGCTACAAAGATGAGACGATAGAACCAACCAAACACCACCACCAAGAGACATTTGATGATGGTGAAGAGGCTGAGGAAAATGAAATTGGAACACTTCCTGCTTCAGAGAGTAATGCAAAAGAAAAATTAAAAGATCTTGCAAATATCCAGGAAGAACATAGCGAGGGTTTTGGCTCAAAACTATGGAACAGACTGACACAATTATTTTAA